One part of the Mycolicibacterium aromaticivorans JS19b1 = JCM 16368 genome encodes these proteins:
- a CDS encoding DNA-directed RNA polymerase subunit beta encodes MLEGCILAVSSQSKTTTTSNSVPGAPKRISFAKLREPLEVPGLLDVQTESFEWLIGSPRWRAIAEARGDVNPVGGLEEVLTELSPIEDFSGSMSLSFSDPRFDEVKAPVDECKDKDMTYAAPLFVTAEFINNNTGEIKSQTVFMGDFPMMTEKGTFIINGTERVVVSQLVRSPGVYFDDSIDKSTEKTLHSVKVIPGRGAWLEFDVDKRDTVGVRIDRKRRQPVTVLLKALGWTNEQIRERFGFSEIMMSTLEKDNTAGTDEALLDIYRKLRPGEPPTKESAQTLLENLFFKDKRYDLARVGRYKVNKKLGLNAGQPITSSTLTEEDIVATIEYLVRLHEGQTVMTAPGGVEVPVEVDDIDHFGNRRLRTVGELIQNQIRVGLSRMERVVRERMTTQDVEAITPQTLINIRPVVAAIKEFFGTSQLSQFMDQNNPLSGLTHKRRLSALGPGGLSRERAGLEVRDVHSSHYGRMCPIETPEGPNIGLIGSLSVYARVNPFGFIETPYRKVEGGKVTDEIHYLTADEEDRHVVAQANSPTDADGRFTESKVLVRRKGGEVEYVDATEVDFMDVSPRQMVSVATAMIPFLEHDDANRALMGANMQRQAVPLVRSEAPLVGTGMELRAAIDAGDVIVTEKAGVVEEVSADYITVMADDGTRHTYRMRKFARSNHGTCANQRPIVDAGQRVESGQVLADGPCTENGEMALGKNLLVAVMPWEGHNYEDAIILSNRLVEEDVLTSIHIEEHEIDARDTKLGAEEITRDIPNVSDEVLADLDERGIIRIGAEVRDGDILVGKVTPKGETELTPEERLLRAIFGEKAREVRDTSLKVPHGESGKVIGIRVFSREDDDELPAGVNELVRVYVAQKRKISDGDKLAGRHGNKGVIGKILPVEDMPFLPDGTPVDIILNTHGVPRRMNIGQILETHLGWVAKAGWNIDVVGGTPEWAANLPQDMLSSEPNSIVSTPVFDGAREEELQGLLSSTLPNRDGEVLVNGDGKAVLYDGRSGEPFPYPVTVGYMYILKLHHLVDDKIHARSTGPYSMITQQPLGGKAQFGGQRFGEMECWAMQAYGAAYTLQELLTIKSDDTVGRVKVYEAIVKGENIPEPGIPESFKVLLKELQSLCLNVEVLSSDGAAIEMRDGDDEDLERAAANLGINLSRNESASVEDLA; translated from the coding sequence GTGCTGGAAGGATGCATCTTGGCAGTCTCTAGCCAGAGCAAAACGACTACTACTTCTAACTCCGTTCCCGGAGCACCAAAACGAATTTCCTTCGCGAAGCTGCGCGAGCCGCTAGAAGTACCCGGCCTGCTCGACGTCCAAACGGAGTCGTTCGAGTGGCTGATCGGCTCGCCGCGCTGGCGTGCGATCGCAGAGGCTCGCGGTGACGTCAACCCGGTGGGTGGCCTCGAAGAGGTGCTCACCGAGCTGTCGCCGATCGAGGACTTCTCCGGCTCGATGTCGCTGAGCTTCTCCGACCCGCGTTTCGACGAGGTCAAGGCTCCGGTCGACGAGTGTAAAGACAAGGACATGACGTACGCGGCTCCGCTGTTCGTCACTGCCGAGTTCATCAACAACAACACCGGCGAGATCAAGAGCCAGACGGTCTTCATGGGTGACTTCCCGATGATGACCGAGAAGGGCACCTTCATCATCAACGGCACCGAGCGTGTCGTGGTGAGCCAGCTGGTCCGGTCCCCGGGTGTGTACTTCGACGACAGCATCGACAAGTCCACCGAGAAGACGCTGCACAGCGTCAAGGTGATCCCCGGCCGCGGTGCGTGGCTGGAATTCGACGTCGACAAGCGCGACACCGTGGGTGTGCGTATCGACCGCAAGCGCCGCCAGCCGGTCACCGTGCTGCTCAAGGCGCTCGGGTGGACCAACGAGCAGATCCGGGAGCGCTTCGGCTTCTCCGAGATCATGATGTCGACGCTGGAGAAGGACAACACCGCAGGCACCGATGAGGCGCTGCTGGACATCTACCGGAAGCTGCGCCCGGGCGAACCGCCGACCAAGGAGTCGGCGCAGACCCTGCTGGAGAACCTGTTCTTCAAGGACAAGCGCTACGACCTGGCCCGGGTGGGTCGCTACAAGGTCAACAAGAAGCTGGGCCTCAACGCGGGCCAGCCGATCACCAGCTCGACGCTGACCGAAGAGGACATCGTCGCGACCATCGAGTACCTGGTGCGCCTGCACGAGGGCCAGACGGTCATGACGGCGCCTGGCGGTGTTGAAGTACCGGTCGAGGTCGATGACATCGATCACTTCGGCAACCGTCGCCTGCGTACCGTCGGCGAGCTGATCCAGAACCAGATCCGGGTCGGCCTGTCCCGCATGGAGCGTGTCGTCCGCGAGCGGATGACCACTCAGGACGTCGAGGCGATCACGCCGCAGACCCTGATCAACATCCGTCCCGTCGTGGCGGCGATCAAGGAGTTCTTCGGCACCAGCCAGCTGTCGCAGTTCATGGACCAGAACAACCCGCTGTCGGGTCTGACCCACAAGCGCCGCCTGTCGGCGCTGGGCCCGGGTGGTCTGTCCCGTGAGCGCGCCGGCCTCGAGGTCCGCGACGTGCACTCCAGCCACTACGGCCGGATGTGCCCGATCGAGACTCCTGAGGGTCCGAACATCGGTTTGATCGGTTCGCTGTCGGTGTACGCCCGGGTGAACCCGTTCGGCTTCATCGAGACGCCGTACCGCAAGGTCGAGGGCGGCAAGGTCACCGACGAGATCCACTACCTGACCGCCGACGAGGAGGACCGCCACGTCGTTGCGCAGGCCAACTCGCCGACCGACGCCGACGGCCGCTTCACCGAGAGCAAGGTGCTGGTCCGTCGTAAGGGCGGCGAGGTCGAGTACGTCGACGCCACCGAGGTCGACTTCATGGACGTCTCGCCGCGCCAGATGGTGTCGGTCGCGACGGCGATGATCCCGTTCCTCGAGCACGACGACGCCAACCGGGCCCTGATGGGTGCCAACATGCAGCGCCAGGCTGTTCCGCTGGTGCGTAGCGAGGCGCCGCTGGTGGGTACCGGCATGGAGCTGCGTGCGGCCATCGACGCCGGCGACGTCATCGTCACCGAGAAGGCCGGTGTGGTCGAGGAGGTTTCCGCCGACTACATCACCGTGATGGCCGACGACGGCACCCGGCACACCTACCGGATGCGCAAGTTCGCCCGCTCCAACCACGGCACGTGCGCCAACCAGCGTCCGATCGTGGACGCCGGGCAGCGCGTCGAGTCGGGCCAGGTACTCGCCGACGGTCCGTGCACCGAGAACGGTGAGATGGCGCTGGGCAAGAATCTGCTCGTCGCCGTCATGCCGTGGGAGGGCCACAACTACGAGGACGCGATCATCCTCTCCAACCGCCTGGTTGAGGAGGACGTGCTCACCTCGATACACATCGAAGAGCACGAGATCGATGCCCGCGACACCAAGCTGGGCGCCGAGGAGATCACCCGGGACATCCCGAACGTCTCCGATGAGGTGCTGGCCGATCTCGACGAGCGCGGCATCATCCGCATCGGCGCCGAGGTCCGCGACGGCGACATCCTGGTCGGCAAGGTCACCCCGAAGGGTGAGACCGAGCTGACCCCGGAGGAGCGGCTGCTCCGCGCGATCTTCGGTGAGAAAGCGCGCGAGGTCCGCGACACGTCGCTGAAGGTGCCGCACGGTGAGTCCGGCAAGGTCATCGGCATCCGGGTGTTCTCCCGCGAGGACGACGACGAGCTTCCCGCCGGCGTCAACGAGCTGGTCCGCGTCTACGTGGCCCAGAAGCGCAAGATCTCCGACGGCGACAAGCTCGCCGGACGCCACGGCAACAAGGGCGTCATCGGCAAGATCCTGCCCGTCGAGGACATGCCGTTCCTTCCGGACGGCACCCCGGTGGACATCATCCTGAACACCCACGGTGTGCCGCGTCGGATGAACATCGGCCAGATCCTGGAGACCCACCTCGGGTGGGTGGCCAAGGCCGGCTGGAACATCGATGTCGTCGGCGGGACGCCCGAATGGGCTGCCAACCTGCCGCAGGACATGCTCTCGTCGGAGCCGAACAGCATCGTCTCGACGCCGGTGTTCGACGGTGCTCGCGAAGAGGAGCTGCAGGGTCTGCTGAGCTCGACGCTGCCCAACCGTGACGGCGAGGTTCTCGTCAACGGTGACGGCAAGGCTGTGCTCTACGACGGCCGCAGCGGCGAACCGTTCCCGTACCCGGTGACGGTCGGCTACATGTACATCCTCAAGCTGCACCACCTGGTGGACGACAAGATCCACGCCCGCTCGACCGGCCCGTACTCGATGATCACCCAGCAGCCGCTCGGTGGTAAGGCGCAGTTCGGTGGTCAGCGGTTCGGTGAGATGGAGTGCTGGGCCATGCAGGCCTACGGCGCGGCGTACACGCTGCAGGAGCTCTTGACCATCAAGTCCGACGACACCGTCGGCCGGGTCAAGGTCTACGAGGCGATCGTCAAGGGCGAGAACATCCCCGAGCCGGGCATTCCGGAGTCGTTCAAGGTGCTGCTCAAGGAGCTGCAGTCGCTGTGCTTGAACGTTGAGGTGCTGTCTTCGGACGGCGCGGCAATCGAGATGCGTGACGGTGACGATGAGGACTTGGAGCGGGCTGCCGCGAACCTCGGAATCAACCTGTCCCGCAACGAATCTGCCTCTGTCGAAGACCTTGCCTGA